The sequence aaataattaaatttgaaatttagaaaaagaaatcaccAGAGAGAAGCTTGTGTCCAGATTGCTTAATCTGTTGTCTTGAGAACCGACTGGCTCTTGGCCTCACGTCTTTACTCTTGTCCATTTCTATCATCTTTTAACCATTTTaacacaccaccaccaccaccaccagctcTACTTCTGCTTCCTCaaagaccaaaaaaatcaagccaaaataAGCCAAACCCAGATCTTTTCTTATCGTTGCTACTGTCTTTCTCTTCGCAATTTAAgcttcttcaatggaacaaaTACAAGTTAGATAACATTGACTATTGAGAGGAATACTGaaggggagagagggagagtttTTGGTGTATTAGTTAGTAAGCGAAATGCAAGGCtgaaaataaccgaaaaaatggcatttgggttttttgtttttgttccaaagaaagagaaagttaaTCAATTTAGTAGCCAGATATCTCTCctcttctctctgtctctctttgTCTTGAAGAGCagaggatctctgtttctctcgGAGAAGATGGAGATGAAGATAAGAGATAGAGAGAAATATAGCCGAgacaaaaagcaagaaaagccaaataaaaaaaaagaagaagaagaagaagaaacagaaaagtAATTCGTTTCCTCGTGTTTAGAGAATCAGGTTCTTCTTCGTGAAATAAAGCACACACAAGACACgaacaaagaacaaagaaagagaaaaaatgggACACCAAAAGAAAGTCTCAAAGCAGAAAGAAGGAGCAGAGCAAGCAAAAGGCAAAGCtcttgaaaattttaaagagTGGGTGGATCTCACTCCTAAAACTTCTCCTTCATTACAATTAACATTAGCCCATCAATGCCATCAATCTCTCCTACACTACTCTACACACAATATCCTACCTAGCCTCCATTTCAAAAATCATCACTCCTTTCACTCAAgccataaaagaaagaaatgggaaATGCGAGCAACAAGTAACAACCTTTAAATTCGAAGGAAAATCGAAGCCTTGGGCACACTAAAATCGTCTTCGTTAAAGCTTTACTTGAGAAGACGTCGTCACTTACTTCCAGCATTCCTTTATACACACTCCCAATTCTCTTGTAATTCCCAATCTCAACGGTTTCTATTCTCTACTCATCCGAAACCGTCCGATCAGTAGACTTGGGCTACTTACACGTGTCAGCCACGTCGGATTTAATATGCCCCCATCGTTTTCTTGTCGCTCCTTGACACTCTGGAACTTTATTCTCTAAGGCTACGGAAAACCTTGATGTAGTCcccaaagtttttaaattattaatgattaggttaattttgatatcttcgatgaaaatatttaattatcaaatttaaatttcatgtaAACTAGACTAAATTACTTAAATtaccataaaattttaaaagagcCTATAAGAAGTCGAGAATTCAGctcctaaatattttttgaatgacTCTTGAAGAGGTAATATTGTCTGGTATTTGTAATTTGATTGGTTTTGGGAAAATATTgacaatataaaaagatttaggGATAGGTAGATAATGAGGGTGACAGttaggggctaaattgaaggTTCCTCGATAAAATAATCAACGCACCTGATTCACTGAAAAATGAGACTTTTGATTCATCGATCAACGGTTACTATTGAAAAGGTCAAATACAATAGACACGAGGCACTGCCGTATGTCCGTACGAGAGATCAGTCTGTTTCTActgtaagaaaaagaaatatactGTATAAATTTTCTGCCTTTCTACGAAATTTAGATACTTAAAAAGGCCTGAATTCAGTCGCTGGTTTCTGATCTGACCCACACGCAAAAGAATTTGAAGGGAGTGCAGCGTGAGGTGCATTCACGCGCTGTGGAGAGAATTCGTGTTCGCTACTGGGAGAAAGAAGACGAGGGGTTCTAGAAAAAGGTAGCGCTCACGAGGGAGTGGAGGTGTTTTAGAATCGGCGATTAATCGACGTTGATGTGGAAATCGGTAATGCGTGCAGTGATGATGATTCGATGCTGTGCGTCTCAGCGTGGCATCGGGTCATGAATTATGCGTGACTTCCATTTCTTTTCAGCTGGTAAGTTTAACTTGAAATGACAGAAATAACCCCAGATGATAATTCACGTTTTCGCATAGCAACGGCTACATAACACAGAGTAGGATTCAACCACTTACGTAGTgcgaattatatatttttattttttataaaaaaaattatattatatatttttttaatatgtttttataattccaaagatataaatttaaataaaaaaataatatgtaaagTAAAGGTCAGGTGTGGTGGGCTAGCAAGCCAGCCCGCTTGACCCATTTTATTAGGGCTCGCACGCGAGCCTTCCATGGCAGGCAAGCGTGATGcaacttttcaatttttctgcTTGCAACTAGGCGATTTGAccataatgtttttgaaaaaaaatcacacgaCATATTGCTTGTTGAAGCAGATGACATGTTGTCCAATTTGCTTGGATTTTAGTCATCACAATGATCGGAAAAATCGaggtttaaattgtttttttatttaaaaactcattttcaactcATGGATGACACAAAACACTTataaaatattgtaataatagtgataaatatatatattgcctaaaaaaaaccaccttaaaaactaaaataatctcaaaataaaaataaactcaagcTCATATATGTGTTGTCATGAACTTTTAAGTtagaaaaaagatataatatGAACTTTTATTggtaaataaaatcatttgacaCGGATATTATCTATTTTAGTGGTTTAAATcattgttaataatattttttttctttacagttGGAATTTGATGATCTCTCTCCCCTCTCTCAAttagagatgaaaaaaataaaaaaggtttatcaaaattagattgaaaaaatattaatatactaaaattatataatttatgtgaTTGTTGAAGTTCAAAAACCAACATGCATCTTTTGTAAAACTTATGATATACctatgtcttttttatttcaatttctctttttataatcTCACCTTTTTAGAacatatgaaaattaattggTATTTGATTACAACTAAATCATCaggaaaaaaagtttgagaaccaagttaaaaaaataaaaaagaaattacacaACTCATCTCAGTAAAATGATGAACAAGTGAACCTTGCATGGTAAAATACTAGGCCTTTTAAAGTTATACTTAATTgcatacttttttatttatttttaatgataattcgTAATTGAATCTGCTCTTGAATAATTCAGATGACCATCTCAACTCGGTCAGACATGATCAACTCAATTGTTGTTGTAGAGATCCGGCGAGAGGGATCCCAGTAATCATCATTTATGGCTATAAGTATAACGACTAAGGGTTCTAATCTCATTCGCTCtcataacttttgtttttcagtGTCAGTGTGAGTCAACCAAAATATATAATCGTTAAGTGTTCTTTTCAATCTCTACGCATTTCACCGGTCCACTGTAAATTCCTTTTGCTCCTGCCATCCCATAGCTCGGTAGTCTCCATCGTCTACCCAGTATTGAGCCCTGAAATTTGATGCGAATTTGgtgtattgattttattttatcttattatacTAGCGTTACCTTggagacaattaaaaaaagaaaaagaaaaaagaggagcattAGTTGATAAAGGCACATAGGCATGACATGGGTGTTTGTTTACCGGTAGCTTCTGCTTTAAAGCTAACCGCGTAAACCAAGCGTTTGTAACGTAAgaaaagctattttttatttagtgggtCCCATAATTTTTCCCATCAAACCATGTTTTGCAAAGCAGCTGAGAGCTGGTGCATAACAGTGTCTATTGCAGGTAATGacagtgaattaaattcacatgtgaatttaattcacttgtaATGCGAAGCATTAACCTGTCtgttggaatttttttactattcacgCAAGCATAATTCATTGgagtagttttaatttttttaaaattatgctaTTTAATAACGTTAcgtaaattaaaagaatatcgcatgatgacgtagtatttgtggaatttgatcacaattctaattttgtttctgatgatattttacctgattttgttgGCTCAAAAAACCATGGAAATAGTCCTTATTGGGGATGTAATATGTTGAAAagaatttcaaccacagttttaaccaaacacctattttttcaaaccaacctcaatttactttttataaaaaaaaaattaccacaaaagctaccgcaataccaaacacacttatAAGTAGCTGCATTATCTGATAGGTTGGACATGGCGCGGTTAAAGTGATGAGATTGCAGATGTCTACTGTTATAGGCAACGTAGCAAATAAATGGCAAGTGGGCCATGCTTGTATTGGGCTTGGAATGTTTATGATACTTAATTATGATCGTTACgagtttgataaatttttttggtataaaataaaaaataaatatgtaaatttttctaaaatttttaattataaatcaaaaggtaTATGACAGTTATTTgtgtcaataaatataaaaaaataaaatattgacatGTTTATTCAACTTATCTAGCTGCAggtagaataattttttttcaacataaaaaaaattaatgtgggtattattaataaaattaaatatgtactaaatttacataaaaaccaactaaaattaaatgtaaagaaatttaaatgaaattaaatgtttagagataaaattaaaataaataattaaaaataattaaaaaaaaaacaattaaaagaattggcactgaacttgatataaaaaattcaatgaaaagaaatgatcaagtataaaatcaatgaaaaataaataaatcaagaaaatgattgaaaaccaaaataataattaaaaaaattaacaacattaAACAatcatggatgaaattaaaagtaaaattcagTTAGAAAcagtcaatataaataaaataattacaattaaaataagaattaccaaatcaaaagaaaaaaaaaagaaaaacaattcaacCCATACGGTatagaattttaattaatattttctgtCTTGATTTTACGGGGCTAAGGCTTCCGAAGAATACAGCAACAGTTGATGCAGATAACGCTTTGATTACCGGAGCTAGGGGTTACCGGCTAGCGAATAGAAAGTTAACGTGCAATATATACACATTGTAAAGTCAAAGAGTGGTTAACTAGTTTTGAATTAACTAAAAACCCTGTTGATCGGTGCTCAGTGACCTGCCACTGGATTTATATCTGACTTTGTACTTGATCTGATCGGATCTACGCATCCTCGCTCGATTGATTTAATGGAGGCTGGGACAAAGGTCCTTCATCACAGAGTTGCTGGGACGTAGATCAGTAGCTGTGCGGTTGATAATGGAGGCTGTGTCAAATTACTCAGATCCGAACTTGTCACCCAGCTTAGTCCAAGCATTAGAATATCGAATTCCAAATCATTGCTGAGAGCCTCCAATtcgaaggtttttttttttttttttttcctggtataATGACTTTGATGAATGCAAATAATCTGTGAATTTCCATTCTCAACATATTGCTAGGGAAAAGCAGTGTCAAGAAAGTGGAAGGAGAAGCCCTTGGCAATCTGTTGAAGATCACGAGCCTGTGACCACTGATCGTATTCTCACTGTCATTTTCATGCtgtcaatttttaattttttccagcaacttttcttttctctggGCAGACCCTTTTTCCGTCCTGTTTTCATGTTTGATGATGCAATCATTAGAAGACGAACGtgcctttaaattttattttttaaaataattttaatatattaattttaaaaataatttttacaacataaaaaaatattattttaatatatttttaaataaaaaatattttaaacaattccAAATCAACATAGCTAATAATAACATCAATCTATCGTAAATGTGAGAAAAAATCTCTTGATAttcaatctatatataaaaatcatttaaaaacatttaaaattataaatttaatatttttttaaataaatatatttttaaaacacatgtaaacataattttctcaaaaaaaaaaaaccttctcttgaaaaaaaatgataggcccatattttcttttctccacTTTTGTCTTACAACTTGCAGGCCCAATGGACCAAtgtaggaaaagaataaaattggtCCTTCCACGCTTGTACATTGCCGATTCCCATTCATAAATTGACATGGTCCCCCATCATTGCCCAAGAAAAATACAAACCTTGTAATTGGATTTTCTTGAATTATGCTCTCCCCTTCAAAACATACAGCAGATATGATTTCTATGCATAAAAAGTATCtccacccttttcttttctttttctttttgcagaAAGCTACACcatataccataaaaaaaaaaaaagctaaatccaCAAATATATTCAATGCTTATCTTCACGTCCTCGTTCTAGtaattctttattatgttttttttgtataaacgTGGTCGTTTTGTGCATCCTTATTCAGGTAATTGCAATCTCCATTATATTAAAGCAGCAGCAGGATGGCCAAAAGCTGTTCAAGGGCACTTGTGCTGGCCATGGTGAGTTGTCATGTTGCCATAGCAGGGACACACGTCATAGTTGCCGGAAGTGCCCGGAGGAACGCAGTTGCATCGATCACAGCAGGTACCGCACGCTCGGTGGCACAGGTTTGGCCTTGACGATAATTGGCACCTCACAGCACAAGCCGAAGCACAGTCTACAAGAAGAATTTgagaaattcataataaaatctGTCGAATCAAATCAATCTCAGTGAACTTAATATATACCTATCTGCGGGGATGGGTCACTCTCCACCAAGCTCTTGATCACCTGGAACACAAGACAATAATTGGAGTGAATGGAGATCAAGAAATCAAACTGTAGGCAACATACAGCATGCTTCATGTGCTCAGACATGGCATTCAAAATGCTTAATTACCATATCAGATACAGCAAGGTTGAAGACGATTCCTACGAGGAGGACAGCAGCTAGAATCTTGAAGATGGCCATTGCTTTAAGACACGACTTTAAGGTTACCTTCTACTTCTAATGAGGTGTATTTATATGAAAGAATTCGCAAGGAGGACGGTAATAAACGGGGTGGTTGGTTTCTTGTCAAAGTAAAAATGTTGGTTCGATTAGGACTACTTAGTTTGATTGAAGTTAGGAGAATCACATGTTCGACAGAGACGGCTTTGTATTTGATTACTCTTAACGAACGATTGAAGGTTTGATTTCAGAGGGCGTTTATTTTCACGGTACactctgttttttaaattgtttttttttttttttatctaaaaaaatattaaattaatagtttttatatattttgcaatgattttaaattatagatgtctagaattttaaaaaaatctaaaaaaaactgaacaatacttttataaaaacatctCCGTACGTACAGGATTCGTTTTTTGTCACTTTTACTGCTGCTTAAAGCATACGGGCGGAGCAAAAACGCAAGAAACATCTGTAGAACAGTAAAAGAGAACATCAAAAGTTTCCTTTGCCTTGGAGAAACCTCCAGGCAATAGGCATGCTAGGAGGTTTCCCCAAGGCAAAGGAAATCTTCAGTCTTTACATATGCATCGGTACATTTTCACTGATGAAACCCTCCAAGTTTCAACGCTGACATCACAAAGAAATATAAACAAGGAGAGTGCTGAGGATTCAAGTCTTCACCCCACTTTGCATGAGGATCAAGCTTGCTCGAGGTAATCTGCTCCTTGAACCCTATCATCTAATCTAATTCGATATTTAGCCCAAACTCTTGGTGCTGGACCTAGATGATAATTGGTCGGTAAATGACATGTCCACAACATGCCCACAAGAACATGGGCTTAGGCTATCAGCAATCGTTATGAGGCCTTCAAAATCCAAAATTGGGCTGCCCTGGGGGCAGAAAATCCCATGAGTCTGAAGACGGGTAATTACATAGTACTCTAAGTgttttttataccttttttttatatatataaaatttaattaactattttaatacgagtaagttaaaaatataaaataaatatattttaatataattttaaacaaaaagcatCTTAGGTACCTTAAAACCCGGCACAACATCCCTTTGGGCTCGGGTGTGCACCTTGAGCCCAACATCCATACAACgtatttggatttattttttttatttttaatgtgctCAAGCCCAACACTTATCAAAAATTTTTTCAGGATCCCACACGTGtcacttaatattttatattgattcaatatgaattatttagaatataatacaactcaaaatatcacaatgataaaattacactttagccctttctcttaaaa is a genomic window of Populus alba chromosome 5, ASM523922v2, whole genome shotgun sequence containing:
- the LOC118062052 gene encoding gibberellin-regulated protein 11, which produces MAIFKILAAVLLVGIVFNLAVSDMVIKSLVESDPSPQIDCASACAVRCQLSSRPNLCHRACGTCCDRCNCVPPGTSGNYDVCPCYGNMTTHHGQHKCP